From Osmerus mordax isolate fOsmMor3 chromosome 8, fOsmMor3.pri, whole genome shotgun sequence, a single genomic window includes:
- the LOC136947196 gene encoding DNA (cytosine-5)-methyltransferase 3A-like isoform X5, with protein sequence MSVMEDLSEGNFQKEEGPPSPAPPPPPPQQHTAPASPTVAMTPEPLPVARGERARPRELEYQDGRGFGIGMLVFGKLRGFSWWPGRIVSWWMSGRSRAAEGTRWVMWFGDGKFSVVCVEKLMLLSSFSSAFHQPTYNKQPMYRRAIYEALQVASTRAGRPLPACDAGDEGEGQGVELQNRQMIEWAMTGFLPSGPQGLDPPEEERNPYKEVYPEMWAEPEAAYTPPPAKKPRKNSADKPKIREVIDEGTRERLIFEIRQKSRNIEDICISCGSLNVSLEHPLFMGAMCQGCKNCFLECAYQYDDDGYQSYCTICCGGREVLMCGNNNCCRCFCVECVDLLVGVGSAEVAIKEDPWNCYMCGPRNTKGLLQRREDWPSRLQLFFANNHEQDFEPAKLYPPVSAEKRQPIRVLSLFDGIATGLLVLRDLGIQVDRYVASEVCEDSITVGIVRHHGRIIYVGDVRNVTHKHIQEWGPFDLVIGGSPCNDLSIVNPARKGLFEGTGRLFFEFYRLLHEARPKPGDERPFFWLFENVVAMGVSDKRDISRFLECNPVMIDAKEVSAAHRARYFWGNLPGMGRPLSAMVNDKLDLQECLEHGRMAKFEKLRTITTRSNSVKQGKDQHFPVYMDNKEDILWCTEMERVFGFPVHYTDVSNMSRLARQRLLGRSWSVPVIRHLFAPLKEYFACN encoded by the exons ATGAGCGTGATGGAGGACCTATCAGAGGGGAACTTCCAGAAAGAGGAGGGGCcacccagcccagctccacccccgcCTCCGCCCCAGCAACACAccgcccctgcctcccccaccgtCGCCATGACGCCAGAACCCCTGCCCGTTGCCAGGGGAGAACGAGCCAGGCCTAGAGAGTTGGAGTACCAg gacGGCCGGGGCTTCGGGATAGGGATGCTGGTGTTTGGGAAGCTGCGAGGCTTCTCCTGGTGGCCCGGCAGGATCGTGTCCTGGTGGATGAGCGGAAGGAGCCGCGCTGCAGAGGGGACGCGCTGGGTCATGTGGTTTGGAGACGGGAAGTTCTCTGTG gtgtgtgtagagaaGCTGATGCTCCTAAGCTCCTTTTCCTCAGCCTTCCACCAGCCCACCTACAACAAGCAGCCCATGTACAGGAGAGCCATCTACGaggccctgcag gttgcgAGTACCAGGGCAGGTCGGCCCCtccctgcctgtgatgcaggTGACGagggggagggccagggggtGGAGCTACAGAACAGACAGATGATAGAATGGGCCATGACGGGCTTCCTGCCGAGCGGACCACAGGGACTGGACCCTccagaag aggagaggaacccCTATAAGGAGGTGTATCCAGAGATGTGGGCAGAGCCCGAGGCTGCAtacacccctcctcctgccaAGAAGCCCCGCAAGAACTCTGCTGACAAACCCAAGATCAGAGAGGTCATCGATGAAGGgaccagag AGAGACTCATCTTTGAAATTCGACAGAAGAGCAGGAATATTGAAG ACATCTGCATCTCCTGTGGAAGCCTCAACGTGTCTCTGGAGCACCCGCTCTTCATGGGGGCCATGTGCCAGGGctgcaag AACTGCTTCCTGGAGTGTGCGTACCAGTATGATGACGATGGCTACCAGTCCTACTGCACCATCTGCTGTGGCGGCAGGGAGGTGCTCATGTGTGGCAACAACAACTGCTGCAG gtgtttctgtgtggagtgtgtAGATCTGCTAGTGGGAGTGGGCTCTGCAGAGGTGGCCATTAAAGAGGATCCATGGAACTGCTACATGTGTGGACCACGCAACACGAAAGGGTTGCTACAGCGACGGGAAGACTGGCCCTCTAGGCTCCAGCTGTTCTTCGCCAACAACCATGAGCAGGACTTT gaacCTGCCAAGTTGTACCCCCCAGTGTCAGCTGAGAAaaggcagccaatcagagtgctCTCTCTGTTTGACGGAATAGCCACAG gtctgttGGTGCTGAGGGATCTGGGGATCCAGGTAGACAGGTATGTGGCATCAGAGGTGTGCGAGGATTCCATCACCGTGGGGATCGTTCGTCACCATGGACGCATCATATATGTCGGAGATGTACGCaacgtcacacacaaacat ATTCAGGAGTGGGGGCCGTTTGACCTGGTGATAGGAGGAAGCCCTTGCAATGACCTTTCCATCGTCAACCCTGCCCGTAAGGGCCtctttg AAGGGACTGGAAGGCTGTTTTTTGAGTTTTACCGGCTGCTTCATGAAGCGAGGCCCAAACCAGGCGACGAGCGGCCCTTCTTCTGGCTCTTTGAGAACGTGGTTGCCATGGGAGTCAGCGACAAGAGAGACATCTCCCGCTTCCTTGAG tgTAACCCGGTGATGATTGATGCTAAGGAGGTGTCAGCTGCACACCGAGCTCGCTACTTCTGGGGGAACCTTCCAGGCATGGGCAG ACCTCTCTCTGCGATGGTGAACGACAAGCTGGACTTACAGGAGTGTCTGGAGCATGGACGCATGGCTAag tttgaGAAGTTGCGTACGATAACAACGCGCTCTAACTCTGTGAAGCAGGGGAAAGACCAGCACTTCCCCGTCTACATGGACAACAAGGAGGACATTCTCTGGTGTACTGAGATGGAGAG GGTGTTTGGCTTCCCGGTCCACTACACAGACGTGTCCAACATGAGCCGCCTGGCCCGCCAGAGGCTGCTGGGTCGCTCCTGGAGCGTGCCCGTCATACGCCACCTCTTCGCTCCTCTCAAGGAGTACTTCGCCTgcaactag
- the LOC136947196 gene encoding DNA (cytosine-5)-methyltransferase 3A-like isoform X4 — protein MLPRPPLRRQTPPLAGNVGVGKLEHPERHETDDSTCGLPKMEAERQAHREAVMSVMEDLSEGNFQKEEGPPSPAPPPPPPQQHTAPASPTVAMTPEPLPVARGERARPRELEYQDGRGFGIGMLVFGKLRGFSWWPGRIVSWWMSGRSRAAEGTRWVMWFGDGKFSVVCVEKLMLLSSFSSAFHQPTYNKQPMYRRAIYEALQVASTRAGRPLPACDAGDEGEGQGVELQNRQMIEWAMTGFLPSGPQGLDPPEEERNPYKEVYPEMWAEPEAAYTPPPAKKPRKNSADKPKIREVIDEGTRERLIFEIRQKSRNIEDICISCGSLNVSLEHPLFMGAMCQGCKNCFLECAYQYDDDGYQSYCTICCGGREVLMCGNNNCCRCFCVECVDLLVGVGSAEVAIKEDPWNCYMCGPRNTKGLLQRREDWPSRLQLFFANNHEQDFEPAKLYPPVSAEKRQPIRVLSLFDGIATGLLVLRDLGIQVDRYVASEVCEDSITVGIVRHHGRIIYVGDVRNVTHKHIQEWGPFDLVIGGSPCNDLSIVNPARKGLFEGTGRLFFEFYRLLHEARPKPGDERPFFWLFENVVAMGVSDKRDISRFLECNPVMIDAKEVSAAHRARYFWGNLPGMGRPLSAMVNDKLDLQECLEHGRMAKFEKLRTITTRSNSVKQGKDQHFPVYMDNKEDILWCTEMERVFGFPVHYTDVSNMSRLARQRLLGRSWSVPVIRHLFAPLKEYFACN, from the exons GCTGAGCGACAGGCTCACCGCGAGGCCGTGATGAGCGTGATGGAGGACCTATCAGAGGGGAACTTCCAGAAAGAGGAGGGGCcacccagcccagctccacccccgcCTCCGCCCCAGCAACACAccgcccctgcctcccccaccgtCGCCATGACGCCAGAACCCCTGCCCGTTGCCAGGGGAGAACGAGCCAGGCCTAGAGAGTTGGAGTACCAg gacGGCCGGGGCTTCGGGATAGGGATGCTGGTGTTTGGGAAGCTGCGAGGCTTCTCCTGGTGGCCCGGCAGGATCGTGTCCTGGTGGATGAGCGGAAGGAGCCGCGCTGCAGAGGGGACGCGCTGGGTCATGTGGTTTGGAGACGGGAAGTTCTCTGTG gtgtgtgtagagaaGCTGATGCTCCTAAGCTCCTTTTCCTCAGCCTTCCACCAGCCCACCTACAACAAGCAGCCCATGTACAGGAGAGCCATCTACGaggccctgcag gttgcgAGTACCAGGGCAGGTCGGCCCCtccctgcctgtgatgcaggTGACGagggggagggccagggggtGGAGCTACAGAACAGACAGATGATAGAATGGGCCATGACGGGCTTCCTGCCGAGCGGACCACAGGGACTGGACCCTccagaag aggagaggaacccCTATAAGGAGGTGTATCCAGAGATGTGGGCAGAGCCCGAGGCTGCAtacacccctcctcctgccaAGAAGCCCCGCAAGAACTCTGCTGACAAACCCAAGATCAGAGAGGTCATCGATGAAGGgaccagag AGAGACTCATCTTTGAAATTCGACAGAAGAGCAGGAATATTGAAG ACATCTGCATCTCCTGTGGAAGCCTCAACGTGTCTCTGGAGCACCCGCTCTTCATGGGGGCCATGTGCCAGGGctgcaag AACTGCTTCCTGGAGTGTGCGTACCAGTATGATGACGATGGCTACCAGTCCTACTGCACCATCTGCTGTGGCGGCAGGGAGGTGCTCATGTGTGGCAACAACAACTGCTGCAG gtgtttctgtgtggagtgtgtAGATCTGCTAGTGGGAGTGGGCTCTGCAGAGGTGGCCATTAAAGAGGATCCATGGAACTGCTACATGTGTGGACCACGCAACACGAAAGGGTTGCTACAGCGACGGGAAGACTGGCCCTCTAGGCTCCAGCTGTTCTTCGCCAACAACCATGAGCAGGACTTT gaacCTGCCAAGTTGTACCCCCCAGTGTCAGCTGAGAAaaggcagccaatcagagtgctCTCTCTGTTTGACGGAATAGCCACAG gtctgttGGTGCTGAGGGATCTGGGGATCCAGGTAGACAGGTATGTGGCATCAGAGGTGTGCGAGGATTCCATCACCGTGGGGATCGTTCGTCACCATGGACGCATCATATATGTCGGAGATGTACGCaacgtcacacacaaacat ATTCAGGAGTGGGGGCCGTTTGACCTGGTGATAGGAGGAAGCCCTTGCAATGACCTTTCCATCGTCAACCCTGCCCGTAAGGGCCtctttg AAGGGACTGGAAGGCTGTTTTTTGAGTTTTACCGGCTGCTTCATGAAGCGAGGCCCAAACCAGGCGACGAGCGGCCCTTCTTCTGGCTCTTTGAGAACGTGGTTGCCATGGGAGTCAGCGACAAGAGAGACATCTCCCGCTTCCTTGAG tgTAACCCGGTGATGATTGATGCTAAGGAGGTGTCAGCTGCACACCGAGCTCGCTACTTCTGGGGGAACCTTCCAGGCATGGGCAG ACCTCTCTCTGCGATGGTGAACGACAAGCTGGACTTACAGGAGTGTCTGGAGCATGGACGCATGGCTAag tttgaGAAGTTGCGTACGATAACAACGCGCTCTAACTCTGTGAAGCAGGGGAAAGACCAGCACTTCCCCGTCTACATGGACAACAAGGAGGACATTCTCTGGTGTACTGAGATGGAGAG GGTGTTTGGCTTCCCGGTCCACTACACAGACGTGTCCAACATGAGCCGCCTGGCCCGCCAGAGGCTGCTGGGTCGCTCCTGGAGCGTGCCCGTCATACGCCACCTCTTCGCTCCTCTCAAGGAGTACTTCGCCTgcaactag